Proteins from a single region of Flavobacterium sp. YJ01:
- a CDS encoding class I SAM-dependent methyltransferase, which produces MLFQIKSYLKFLWNSKNEHAVHSPFVFNLLTKCFYDKKRKPQYRILENYRKSLLKNKNFIEVTDFGAGSKVFKSNRRQIAKIAQTAGISPKRAELLFRVTNYFQPETILEIGTSLGLATSALALGNPKAKVITLEGCPNTSGIAKNQLDEFDCNNVENIISEFESFLVSEKLNSKIYNLIYFDGNHSKKATLEYFELLLPTINNDSVWIFDDIHWSKEMEEAWETIKNHPKVKVTIDTFQWGFVFFRREQEKEHFTIRA; this is translated from the coding sequence ATGCTTTTTCAAATAAAATCTTATCTAAAGTTCCTTTGGAATTCTAAAAATGAACACGCCGTTCATTCGCCTTTTGTTTTTAATTTATTAACGAAATGTTTTTATGATAAGAAAAGAAAACCTCAATATCGCATATTAGAAAATTACCGAAAATCACTTTTAAAGAATAAAAATTTCATCGAAGTAACCGATTTTGGAGCTGGTTCTAAAGTTTTCAAATCAAACCGAAGACAGATTGCTAAAATTGCACAAACGGCAGGAATTTCACCAAAACGAGCAGAATTATTGTTTCGTGTAACGAATTATTTTCAGCCAGAAACCATTTTAGAAATCGGAACATCTTTAGGTCTAGCAACTTCTGCCTTAGCTTTAGGAAATCCGAAAGCAAAAGTGATTACGCTTGAAGGCTGTCCAAATACATCTGGAATTGCAAAAAATCAATTAGATGAATTTGATTGTAATAATGTAGAAAATATAATTTCAGAGTTTGAATCATTTCTAGTTTCGGAAAAACTAAATTCTAAAATCTACAATTTAATTTATTTCGACGGAAATCATTCTAAAAAAGCAACTTTAGAATACTTTGAGCTTTTATTACCAACAATCAACAACGATTCGGTTTGGATTTTTGATGATATTCATTGGTCAAAAGAAATGGAAGAAGCTTGGGAAACCATTAAAAATCACCCAAAAGTTAAAGTCACAATCGATACTTTTCAATGGGGATTTGTTTTCTTTAGACGCGAGCAAGAAAAAGAACATTTTACAATACGAGCATAA
- a CDS encoding FKBP-type peptidyl-prolyl cis-trans isomerase, with amino-acid sequence MKKLLVALFSLTLFVSCVSSDKDSSSEPAKDYKEQNEQEIKDYIAKNNLTAERTASGLYYIINEPGTGKQPTATSSVTVAYTGSFTSGKTFDQSSSAGITFPLNQVIQGWTEGIPLFKEGGSGTLLIPAHLGYGSYDRGGIPAGSVLIFDVKLIKVN; translated from the coding sequence ATGAAAAAATTATTAGTCGCATTATTTAGTTTAACGTTATTTGTTTCATGTGTAAGTTCTGACAAAGATTCATCATCTGAACCGGCAAAAGATTACAAAGAACAAAACGAACAAGAAATTAAGGATTACATTGCTAAAAACAATTTAACAGCAGAAAGAACAGCTTCTGGTTTATACTACATTATTAATGAGCCTGGAACTGGCAAACAACCAACCGCTACATCATCTGTTACAGTTGCTTACACGGGTTCTTTCACAAGCGGAAAAACATTTGATCAAAGCAGCAGCGCTGGAATCACCTTTCCTTTAAATCAAGTTATACAAGGATGGACAGAAGGAATTCCGTTATTTAAAGAAGGTGGTAGCGGAACACTTTTGATTCCTGCTCATTTAGGATACGGAAGTTATGACAGAGGAGGAATTCCTGCAGGTTCTGTACTTATTTTTGATGTAAAATTGATTAAAGTAAATTAA
- a CDS encoding ABC-F family ATP-binding cassette domain-containing protein, with translation MNYLSVENISKSFGERVLFDNISFGINKDQKIAFIAKNGSGKTTIMSIINGLDEPDTGQVVLRKGIRMAFLSQDNNLQDELTIEESIFASDNETLKVIEAYEKALENPNDEEAYQKAFDAMDQHNAWDFETQYKQILFKLKLEDFKLKVKNLSGGQKKRLSLAIILINRPDLLILDEPTNHLDLEMIEWLESYFAKENITLFMVTHDRFFLERVCNEIIELDNGKLYQYKGNYSYYLEKKEERITSENASVDKAKNLFVKELEWMRRQPKARTTKSKSRQDDFYVIKEKAQSRRKENKVELEINMERMGSKIIELHKLSKKFKDRVILDNFSFDFQRGERIGIIGKNGTGKSTFLNLLTGTIPPDSGRVVKGDTIKIGYYTQSGINPKPGQRVIDIIKEYGEYIPLAKGKIISASQLLERFLFDAKKQYDYVEKLSGGELKRLYLCTVLIQNPNFLILDEPTNDLDIVTLNVLESFLLDYPGCLLVVSHDRYFMDKIVDHLFVFRGQGEIENFPGNYSDFRAYEDSADVAQKEENKAEKKDWKQNNPTGNLSFNEQKEYQKIEREIKDLEIEKTKIEQLFSDGKVADADIEKKANELQNIIKKIDAKEERWFELSAKIEG, from the coding sequence GTGAATTACTTATCTGTAGAAAATATATCGAAGTCATTTGGCGAAAGAGTCCTTTTTGACAACATTTCTTTTGGAATCAACAAAGACCAAAAAATTGCTTTTATTGCCAAAAACGGTTCTGGAAAAACAACTATTATGAGTATCATTAACGGTTTGGATGAACCAGATACTGGTCAAGTTGTTCTGAGAAAAGGAATTAGAATGGCGTTTCTTTCTCAAGATAATAATCTTCAGGATGAACTTACAATTGAAGAAAGCATTTTTGCTTCAGACAATGAAACTTTAAAAGTTATCGAAGCTTACGAAAAAGCGCTAGAAAATCCAAATGACGAAGAAGCGTATCAAAAAGCTTTTGACGCAATGGATCAGCACAATGCGTGGGATTTTGAAACCCAATACAAACAAATTCTATTCAAATTAAAACTAGAAGACTTTAAACTTAAAGTTAAAAATCTTTCTGGTGGACAAAAAAAGCGTCTTTCATTGGCTATAATATTAATCAATCGACCAGATTTATTGATTTTGGATGAGCCAACCAACCATTTAGATTTGGAAATGATCGAATGGCTTGAAAGTTATTTTGCAAAAGAAAATATTACGTTGTTTATGGTAACGCACGACCGTTTCTTTTTAGAGCGAGTTTGCAACGAAATCATCGAATTGGACAACGGAAAATTATACCAATATAAAGGAAATTACTCGTATTATTTAGAGAAAAAAGAAGAAAGAATTACTTCTGAAAACGCTAGTGTTGACAAAGCAAAAAACTTATTTGTAAAAGAATTAGAATGGATGCGCCGCCAACCAAAAGCGAGAACAACCAAATCTAAATCGCGTCAGGATGATTTTTATGTAATTAAAGAAAAAGCACAAAGCCGCCGAAAAGAAAATAAAGTGGAACTTGAAATTAATATGGAAAGAATGGGAAGCAAAATTATTGAGCTTCATAAACTTTCTAAAAAATTTAAAGACCGTGTTATTCTGGATAATTTTAGTTTCGATTTTCAACGTGGCGAAAGAATCGGAATTATTGGTAAAAATGGTACTGGAAAATCGACTTTCTTAAATCTTTTGACAGGAACAATTCCGCCAGACAGCGGGCGTGTTGTAAAAGGAGATACCATTAAAATTGGATATTACACACAATCTGGAATTAACCCAAAACCAGGACAACGTGTTATAGATATTATTAAGGAATACGGAGAATATATTCCGTTGGCGAAAGGGAAAATTATTTCGGCTTCGCAATTGTTAGAACGTTTTCTTTTTGATGCCAAAAAACAATATGATTATGTCGAAAAATTGAGTGGTGGAGAATTAAAACGTTTGTATTTATGTACGGTTTTAATTCAAAATCCGAACTTCTTGATTCTTGATGAGCCAACGAACGACTTAGATATTGTGACTTTGAACGTTCTGGAAAGTTTTCTTTTAGATTATCCGGGCTGTTTATTAGTGGTTTCTCACGACCGTTATTTCATGGATAAAATTGTGGATCACTTATTTGTTTTTAGAGGACAAGGCGAAATTGAAAATTTTCCAGGAAACTACTCTGATTTCCGTGCTTACGAAGACAGCGCCGATGTTGCTCAAAAAGAAGAAAACAAAGCAGAAAAGAAAGACTGGAAACAAAATAATCCAACAGGAAATCTGAGCTTTAACGAGCAAAAAGAATATCAGAAAATTGAAAGAGAAATAAAAGATTTAGAAATCGAAAAAACTAAAATCGAACAATTATTCTCTGACGGAAAAGTAGCTGATGCTGATATTGAGAAAAAAGCGAATGAACTGCAAAACATCATAAAAAAAATCGACGCTAAAGAAGAACGTTGGTTCGAACTTTCTGCTAAGATTGAAGGGTAA
- a CDS encoding T9SS C-terminal target domain-containing protein translates to MLKIIFFFLTITTAAYAQISGCTDPKAENYNSKATFNDGSCSYKNLKLKPEYSVLLSDSIKETSGLIAFENLFWTHNDDHDQTIYGLDSLGKIKRKIILTAIKNNDWEEIAQDSAHIYIGDFGNNYSGNRSDLKIFKIEKKSFLEEKPKIETISFSYDDQKDFSASKPNKTDFDCEAFIVSKDSIYLFTKQWNSSKTAIYVLSKQSGIQIAKLKATLDTQGLVTGATYLEDKKLITLCGYTKIGKPFLYLLYDFKNEDFLSGNRRRINLKLPFHQIEGIATKDGLHYFLTNENLVRKPIINVLQQIHYFDLSSALDLYLHK, encoded by the coding sequence ATGCTAAAAATTATTTTCTTCTTTCTTACAATAACTACAGCTGCATACGCACAAATTTCAGGATGCACTGATCCCAAGGCTGAAAATTACAATTCTAAAGCCACATTTAATGACGGAAGCTGCAGTTATAAAAATTTGAAATTGAAACCTGAATATTCTGTTCTTCTAAGTGATTCTATAAAAGAAACTTCTGGACTAATTGCTTTCGAAAATTTATTTTGGACTCACAATGACGATCATGATCAGACCATTTACGGATTAGATTCTTTAGGAAAAATTAAAAGAAAAATTATTCTTACTGCTATAAAAAACAATGATTGGGAAGAAATTGCACAAGATAGCGCACACATTTATATTGGAGATTTTGGCAATAATTATTCTGGAAACCGATCTGATTTGAAAATATTTAAAATAGAAAAAAAATCTTTTTTAGAAGAAAAACCAAAAATCGAAACCATCTCTTTTTCTTATGATGACCAAAAGGATTTTTCTGCTTCGAAACCAAATAAAACGGATTTTGATTGTGAAGCTTTTATTGTTTCAAAAGACAGTATTTATTTGTTTACTAAACAATGGAATTCTTCTAAAACCGCAATTTATGTACTTTCAAAACAATCCGGAATTCAAATTGCAAAATTAAAAGCAACATTAGACACTCAAGGCTTGGTTACTGGTGCAACATATTTAGAAGACAAAAAACTGATTACTCTTTGTGGCTATACTAAAATCGGGAAACCATTTCTTTACCTTCTCTACGATTTTAAAAATGAAGATTTTTTATCTGGAAATAGAAGAAGAATTAATTTAAAACTTCCTTTTCATCAAATTGAAGGAATCGCAACTAAAGATGGATTGCATTATTTTTTGACGAATGAAAATCTTGTTCGAAAACCTATTATAAATGTTTTACAGCAAATTCATTATTTTGATTTGAGTTCTGCACTTGATTTGTATCTCCATAAATAA
- a CDS encoding undecaprenyl-phosphate glucose phosphotransferase, translating to MKILQKLSHYRISRYFKLLFVIVDVILLNLATVLSSLARFGSLDKLLTKEEQTISLLAIFVWIALLLQHDSNRSIRVEPIESILWRTIKKISFHAAIISISVVYLKYADISRLRMVYFYLIFFGLLMITRYLSMKLLKYIRSKGYNFKTFIIVGANESGEKIRKVLAKDLTYGYKFLGFFDEKQSQTFVDPTLIVGSFENVRKFSIDKKIDEMYVALHIDNIEVINELIEICEQNMIRIKFIPDFQLYTKASKVEVSFYENIPVLMFRTEPMEYASNRVLKKIFDICFSSLVILLIFPWLFPIIMLIIKLESPGPVFFKQERAGRDNRSFMCLKFRSMYVNGLAHNKQAEKGDSRITRFGAFIRKTSVDELPQFFNVFWGDMSVVGPRPHMVNLAKEYSDLISNYLVRQYAKPGITGWAQVNGYRGETKVLSDMENRVEYDIWYIENWSFLLDIKIVIKTIINILKGEENAY from the coding sequence ATGAAGATTTTACAAAAACTGTCGCATTATCGAATTTCACGTTACTTCAAGCTTTTGTTTGTTATTGTCGACGTAATATTGCTAAATTTAGCAACGGTGCTTTCTTCATTGGCAAGATTTGGAAGCTTAGACAAATTGCTAACAAAAGAAGAGCAGACTATTTCTCTTTTGGCAATTTTTGTATGGATTGCCTTATTGCTTCAGCACGACTCCAACAGAAGTATTCGCGTTGAACCGATTGAATCTATTTTATGGAGAACAATAAAAAAGATTTCTTTTCATGCCGCTATAATTTCTATATCAGTTGTTTACTTGAAATATGCCGATATCTCGAGACTTCGAATGGTGTATTTTTATTTGATTTTTTTCGGTTTGTTGATGATTACAAGGTATTTGTCAATGAAACTTCTCAAATACATTCGAAGCAAAGGGTATAATTTTAAAACCTTTATTATTGTCGGCGCTAACGAAAGCGGCGAAAAAATTCGTAAAGTATTAGCGAAAGATCTAACGTATGGATACAAATTTTTAGGTTTTTTTGATGAAAAACAAAGCCAAACATTCGTTGATCCTACATTAATTGTAGGTTCTTTTGAAAATGTAAGAAAGTTTTCGATTGATAAAAAAATAGACGAAATGTATGTTGCTTTGCATATTGATAATATCGAAGTCATTAATGAATTGATTGAAATTTGCGAACAGAATATGATTCGTATCAAATTTATTCCAGATTTTCAGCTTTATACAAAAGCTAGTAAAGTTGAGGTAAGTTTTTATGAAAACATTCCTGTCTTGATGTTTCGTACAGAACCAATGGAGTACGCTTCGAATAGGGTTTTAAAGAAAATTTTCGATATCTGTTTTTCAAGCCTAGTTATCTTGCTGATTTTCCCTTGGTTATTTCCTATTATCATGTTAATTATCAAATTAGAGTCGCCTGGACCTGTGTTTTTTAAACAAGAAAGAGCTGGAAGAGATAACCGTTCTTTTATGTGTTTAAAATTTAGAAGTATGTATGTTAATGGTTTAGCGCACAACAAACAAGCCGAAAAAGGAGATAGTAGAATTACCAGATTTGGAGCATTTATTCGTAAGACCAGTGTAGACGAACTGCCTCAATTTTTTAATGTTTTTTGGGGAGATATGTCGGTAGTTGGACCAAGACCACACATGGTTAATCTTGCCAAAGAATATAGCGATTTAATCAGTAATTATTTAGTTCGTCAGTATGCGAAGCCAGGAATTACGGGTTGGGCGCAGGTAAATGGTTATCGAGGAGAAACAAAAGTTTTAAGCGATATGGAAAATCGAGTTGAATATGATATTTGGTATATTGAAAACTGGAGTTTTCTTCTGGATATAAAAATTGTCATAAAAACGATTATCAATATTCTTAAAGGCGAAGAAAACGCCTATTAG
- a CDS encoding CpsB/CapC family capsule biosynthesis tyrosine phosphatase, with protein sequence MLSFFKSKPILKDLLDGSFVDIHSHILPGIDDGAQTISNSLKLASSLEKIGVSQIITTPHINHYVWNNSPEIIKTKLQETQNAFLENNIQTPIQAGAEYIIDDWFANHFKEEKLLTLKDNYVLVEMSYLNAPLTLYKTIFELQVAGYIPVLAHPERYTFFHKKFDEYKKLKDAGCLFQLNLLAVVEYYGSKIAKTADELLKKGMYDFCGTDVHHKNHIRAFDQKIKIDNIDNLKEIITNNQFFRY encoded by the coding sequence ATGTTATCTTTTTTCAAATCTAAACCTATCTTAAAGGATCTATTAGACGGGAGTTTTGTAGATATCCATTCTCATATCTTACCAGGAATTGATGACGGAGCGCAAACTATTTCAAATTCTTTAAAACTTGCTTCATCTTTAGAAAAAATAGGAGTTTCGCAAATTATTACAACGCCGCACATTAATCATTATGTTTGGAATAATTCTCCAGAAATCATAAAAACCAAACTTCAGGAAACTCAAAATGCATTTTTAGAAAATAATATTCAAACGCCAATTCAGGCTGGAGCAGAATATATTATAGACGATTGGTTTGCGAATCATTTTAAAGAAGAAAAATTATTAACCTTAAAAGACAATTATGTCTTGGTTGAAATGTCTTATCTAAATGCGCCTTTGACACTTTATAAAACTATTTTCGAATTGCAAGTTGCTGGTTATATTCCGGTTCTGGCGCATCCTGAACGCTATACTTTTTTTCATAAAAAATTTGATGAATACAAGAAACTTAAAGATGCAGGATGTCTTTTTCAATTAAATCTTCTTGCTGTTGTAGAATATTACGGTTCAAAAATTGCCAAAACTGCCGATGAGCTTTTAAAAAAAGGAATGTATGATTTTTGCGGAACGGATGTTCATCATAAAAATCACATTAGAGCTTTCGATCAAAAAATAAAAATTGATAATATTGATAATCTGAAAGAAATTATAACTAATAATCAATTTTTTAGATATTAA
- a CDS encoding DUF5009 domain-containing protein: MKIKENLFNQRIISIDALRGITIFVMIFVNELASVANVPQWMKHMPADADAMTFVDLVFPAFLFIVGMSVPFAFNARLLKGDSTKTIWTHTFKRALALIIIGVFMVNAEYGYDASKMIIAPAFWGLLAYIMPIPIWNKYPKDFPLWLKNVFQYGGILVLIALYFLYIQDTGERGMTPKWWGILGLIGWAYLFTIIYYWLVSGNLWAMIGFLIFSVVMNSLNLTENSFVQNTSWLSFIAGHLTHGALVSAGVVISLLFFDRKIENKINWAVIAFIVLFFAVGFGLRPLFGISKIQGTPSWTMLSAGICTILFYFLYWLMEIKKQTKWSEFFMPAAANPLLIYILPGVIYYFCKAFNIHIIPGYFREDVPGIIWSLVFSTIMLFVMKILNRYKIQLHL, translated from the coding sequence ATGAAAATAAAAGAGAATTTGTTTAATCAAAGGATTATTTCTATTGATGCTTTACGCGGAATTACCATTTTTGTAATGATTTTTGTGAACGAATTGGCAAGTGTTGCAAATGTACCGCAATGGATGAAACACATGCCTGCAGACGCAGATGCCATGACTTTTGTAGATCTTGTTTTTCCAGCTTTTTTATTTATTGTCGGAATGTCTGTCCCGTTTGCATTTAATGCCAGATTACTAAAAGGAGACAGCACCAAAACGATTTGGACTCATACTTTTAAAAGAGCTTTGGCTCTAATCATTATTGGCGTTTTTATGGTAAATGCAGAATATGGTTATGATGCATCTAAAATGATTATCGCTCCCGCTTTTTGGGGACTTTTAGCTTACATAATGCCAATTCCGATTTGGAATAAATATCCTAAAGATTTTCCGCTTTGGCTCAAAAATGTGTTTCAGTATGGAGGAATTTTAGTTCTCATTGCACTTTACTTTTTATATATCCAAGATACTGGAGAAAGAGGAATGACTCCAAAATGGTGGGGAATTCTCGGATTAATCGGTTGGGCTTATCTTTTTACGATTATTTATTATTGGCTGGTTTCTGGAAATTTATGGGCAATGATCGGTTTTCTGATTTTTAGTGTCGTAATGAATTCTCTAAACTTGACCGAAAATTCATTTGTTCAAAACACTTCTTGGTTGAGTTTTATTGCTGGACATCTTACGCATGGAGCTTTAGTTTCGGCTGGAGTTGTAATTTCACTACTCTTTTTCGATCGAAAAATTGAAAATAAAATCAATTGGGCGGTAATTGCTTTTATAGTGCTGTTTTTTGCAGTTGGATTTGGCTTAAGACCTTTATTCGGAATCTCAAAAATACAAGGAACTCCATCTTGGACAATGTTATCAGCAGGAATCTGTACAATATTATTTTACTTTTTATATTGGCTAATGGAAATTAAAAAACAAACAAAATGGAGCGAGTTTTTTATGCCAGCTGCAGCAAATCCGCTTTTGATTTATATACTTCCGGGAGTAATTTATTATTTCTGTAAAGCATTTAATATTCACATAATTCCAGGATATTTTAGAGAAGATGTTCCTGGAATTATCTGGTCTTTGGTTTTTTCTACGATTATGCTTTTTGTGATGAAAATATTAAATAGATATAAAATTCAGCTGCATTTATAG
- a CDS encoding glycosyltransferase family 2 protein: MQLSVIILNYNVRYFLEQCVLSVHEAIAEIDAEIIVIDNNSSDESVLMMKEKFPNVKLIENKENFGFPKGNNIGVRQAKGKYVCILNPDTVVAEDTFSKILAFAERQNNLGIIGCKLIDGTGEFLPESKRGIPTPWVAFTKIFSLYKIFPKTKLFNQYYAQQLDENQTGKVDILVGAFMFLERKLYENLDGFDENCFMYADDIDLSYRALQLKKNNYYFHETTVLHYKGESTIKDEKYMMHFQEAMNFFYQKHFKKSWFFSIFIKIGAFLFSIAKMFQGKPKENSLPESYFLYSENENFTKKLASILENKVEFLDFNGEKMVNSCLILKGKKAEIVLDNHYISFKKCIEIIETLKDKQVTFKIFPKKTSFIIGSNSRNDRGQIVKIE, from the coding sequence ATGCAGTTATCGGTTATTATTCTGAATTACAATGTGCGTTACTTTCTGGAACAATGCGTTTTAAGTGTTCATGAAGCAATTGCTGAAATCGATGCCGAAATTATTGTAATTGATAATAATTCATCAGACGAAAGTGTTTTGATGATGAAAGAGAAGTTCCCTAATGTAAAACTTATTGAAAACAAAGAAAATTTTGGTTTTCCAAAAGGGAATAATATAGGTGTTCGTCAAGCGAAAGGAAAGTACGTATGCATCTTAAATCCCGACACCGTTGTTGCTGAAGATACATTTTCTAAAATTCTGGCTTTCGCCGAAAGGCAAAATAATCTCGGAATTATCGGCTGTAAATTAATTGACGGAACAGGAGAATTTCTTCCCGAAAGTAAAAGAGGAATTCCAACGCCTTGGGTTGCTTTTACAAAGATTTTTAGTTTGTATAAAATCTTTCCAAAAACAAAGCTTTTTAACCAATATTACGCACAGCAGTTAGACGAAAATCAAACTGGAAAAGTTGATATTTTGGTTGGCGCTTTTATGTTTTTAGAAAGAAAATTATATGAAAACCTCGATGGTTTTGATGAAAACTGTTTTATGTATGCAGACGATATAGATTTGTCTTACCGCGCTTTACAATTAAAAAAGAACAATTACTATTTTCACGAAACGACAGTTTTGCATTATAAAGGAGAAAGTACGATAAAAGACGAAAAATACATGATGCATTTTCAGGAAGCAATGAATTTCTTTTATCAAAAACATTTTAAGAAATCGTGGTTCTTTAGTATCTTTATTAAAATTGGTGCTTTCTTGTTTTCAATTGCGAAAATGTTTCAGGGAAAACCAAAAGAAAACTCATTGCCGGAAAGTTATTTTTTATACTCCGAAAATGAGAATTTCACTAAAAAACTGGCTTCGATTTTGGAAAATAAAGTTGAATTTTTAGATTTCAACGGAGAAAAAATGGTAAATTCGTGCCTGATTTTAAAGGGTAAAAAGGCAGAGATCGTTTTGGATAATCACTATATTTCATTCAAAAAATGTATCGAAATCATAGAAACTCTTAAAGATAAGCAGGTTACTTTTAAAATTTTTCCCAAAAAGACAAGTTTTATTATTGGAAGTAATTCAAGGAATGACAGAGGGCAAATAGTGAAAATTGAGTGA
- a CDS encoding dihydrolipoamide acetyltransferase family protein, whose product MARFELKLPKMGESVAEATITNWLKEVGDKIEADEAVLEIATDKVDSEVPSEVSGILVEQLFGKDDLVQVGQTIAIIETEGGETTAPEAVNAVQETADAPAEATEIEKSIEEVKETVSSTQDFSSSDKFFSPLVKNIAKEEGISLNELENMSGSGKDGRVTKEDILKYIEDRKSGVVQTPKAVEETQKVTAETPKVQTPEPVVQKSQQAVPVSVNGGDEIVEMDRMRKLISGYMTASVQTSAHVQSFIEVDVTNIVKWRDKVKTAFEKREGEKLTFTPIMMEAVAKALKDFPGMNISVDGDYIIKKKNINLGMAAALPNGNLIVPVIKNADQLNLVGMAKAVNDLGNRAKAGKLKPDDTQGGTYTVTNVGTFGSVFGTPIINQPQVGILALGAIRKVPAVIETPEGDFIGIRQKMFLSHSYDHRVVDGALGGSFVKRVAEYLEAFDVDRDF is encoded by the coding sequence ATGGCAAGATTTGAATTAAAGCTTCCGAAAATGGGAGAAAGCGTCGCTGAAGCAACCATTACCAATTGGTTGAAAGAGGTTGGAGACAAAATTGAAGCTGATGAAGCTGTACTCGAAATTGCAACAGATAAAGTTGACAGCGAAGTGCCTAGTGAAGTATCAGGAATTTTAGTTGAGCAATTGTTTGGTAAAGATGATTTGGTGCAAGTAGGTCAAACTATCGCTATTATTGAAACTGAAGGCGGTGAAACAACTGCGCCTGAAGCTGTAAATGCAGTTCAGGAAACAGCTGATGCTCCTGCAGAAGCTACTGAAATTGAAAAATCAATTGAAGAAGTAAAAGAAACAGTTTCGTCTACTCAGGATTTCTCAAGTTCAGATAAATTCTTTTCTCCATTAGTAAAAAATATTGCAAAAGAAGAAGGTATCTCTTTAAATGAACTTGAAAATATGTCTGGTTCAGGAAAAGACGGACGTGTAACAAAAGAAGATATTTTAAAATATATAGAAGATCGCAAATCTGGAGTTGTTCAAACTCCTAAAGCGGTTGAAGAAACTCAGAAAGTTACTGCTGAAACTCCAAAAGTTCAGACTCCAGAACCAGTTGTTCAAAAAAGCCAGCAAGCAGTTCCAGTTTCTGTAAACGGAGGTGACGAAATTGTAGAAATGGACAGAATGCGTAAGCTGATTTCAGGATACATGACGGCTTCAGTTCAAACTTCGGCTCACGTACAATCTTTTATTGAAGTTGACGTGACAAATATTGTAAAATGGAGAGATAAAGTAAAAACAGCTTTTGAAAAAAGAGAAGGCGAAAAGTTGACTTTTACGCCAATTATGATGGAAGCAGTTGCAAAAGCCTTGAAAGATTTCCCTGGAATGAATATTTCTGTTGATGGTGATTATATCATCAAAAAGAAAAATATCAATTTAGGAATGGCGGCAGCTTTACCAAACGGAAATTTAATTGTTCCTGTAATTAAAAATGCAGATCAATTGAATTTGGTTGGAATGGCAAAAGCGGTTAACGATTTAGGGAATCGTGCAAAAGCTGGAAAGCTGAAACCAGACGATACGCAAGGCGGAACTTATACGGTAACAAACGTTGGTACTTTTGGAAGTGTTTTCGGAACGCCGATTATCAATCAGCCGCAAGTGGGAATTCTTGCTCTTGGAGCAATTCGTAAAGTTCCTGCGGTAATAGAAACTCCAGAAGGTGATTTTATTGGAATTCGTCAGAAAATGTTCTTGTCTCACTCTTACGATCATAGAGTTGTTGACGGTGCGTTAGGAGGAAGTTTTGTAAAAAGAGTAGCAGAATATTTAGAAGCTTTTGATGTAGATAGAGATTTCTAA